One Vicia villosa cultivar HV-30 ecotype Madison, WI unplaced genomic scaffold, Vvil1.0 ctg.001848F_1_1, whole genome shotgun sequence genomic region harbors:
- the LOC131636892 gene encoding uncharacterized protein LOC131636892: MRKFLVPRTSIEKVNVKQPEVKVEETPPNVANEFNPNEIVRDPGCRKQIHEYAPDIQDQVRRTYLLKGPTQLDLARFPRTQFGKYSRAFCKAWYKNYTWIEYSESKDATYCFYCFLFKPPGRAEHFGYEVFNKDGFKDWKHASKGFKDHIGNHDSKHNSCVKHYDDYNNQRQSVTSIFARATRESEELYKIRLTCSLDCTRYLLAQGIAFRGHDESSTSLNKGNFREMVDWVKSNDEKVRDAFDHGPKNCTMTSGDIQKELATCCAHEVTKVIMEELGDRQLSVLIDESRDISIKEQRAVMLRFLNDKGKVVEQFIALHHVKYTTSEALKDALYGILDRHTLSISRIRGQGYDGASNMRGEFNGLQRKILDENPYAFYVHCYAHRLQLVVVSVASSCSSIHDFFEYISLIVTTTSASCKRKDAWKEAQHQDILNKLESGEISQGKGLHQSSSLARPGDTRWGSHYTSLIRLYQMWSSVLDVLSIDEDGRGPSQAAGLIEKMERFKFAFILKLMLKLFGITNELSKILQTKDLNIVIAMELVDDVKARLAILRESGWNDLFSDVQEFCFAQSIPVPNMDEEIPVRGRSRKEGRTVTNLHHYRAEIFYVAIDKICVEMDHRFCEGSNVVLDCFSCLDPKNSFSKFDVDKLARLANIYHADFSADDRGTIREQLETYVHQVKRHVSFTSCEDVQSLAMKMVQTEKYLVFPLVYKLIELALILPVSTASVERAFSAMKIIKSNLRNKINDVWFNDLMICYTEREIFKSLKDVDIIRTFTAKKSRRGHLPVNFI, translated from the exons ATGAGGAAGTTTTTGGTTCCTAGAACAAGTATTGAGAAAGTGAATGTTAAGCAACCGGAAGTCAAAGTAGAAGAAACACCCCCTAATGTGGCCAACGAGTTTaatccaaatgagattgtgcgtgaTCCAGGATGTAGGAAACAAATTCATGAGTATGCTCCGGATATTCAAGACCAAGTGAGGAGGACATATTTATTGAAGGGTCCAACGCAACTTGATTTAGCAAGATTTCCTCGTACTCAATTTGGGAAATATTCAAGAGCATTTTGTAAAGCATGGTATAAGAATTATACATGGATTGAATACAGTGAGTCGAAGGATGCAACTTATTGTTTCTATTGCTTTCTCTTTAAGCCGCCCGGGAGGGCCGAACACTTTGGTTATGAAGTCTTCAACAAAGACGGATTTAAAGATTGGAAGCATGCATCTAAAGGCTTTAAAGATCATATTGGTAATCATGATAGTAAGCACAACTCATGTGTGAAGCACTATgatgattataataatcaaagacaAAGTGTGACAAGTATCTTTGCTAGAGCAACTAGGGAATCAGAAGAATTGTATAAGATCCGTTTAACTTGTTCTTTAGATTGTACTAGATATCTCTTAGCACAAGGCATTGCTTTTCGTGGCCATGATGAAAGCTCTACTTCTCTAAACAAGGGAAATTTTAGAGAGATGGTGGATTGGGTAAAATCTAATGATGAAAAAGTAAGAGATGCTTTTGATCATGGTCCAAAAAATTGCACTATGACTTCCGGTGACATTCAAAAGGAGCTTGCAACGTGTTGTGCACATGAAGTTAccaaggtgattatggaagagcttgGTGATAGACAATTATCTGTGCTTATTGATGAGTCACGTGATATATCTATCAAAGAACAAAGGGCGGTGATGTTGAG GTTCTTGAACGACAAAGGGAAAGTTGTGGAACAATTTATTGCTCTACATCATGTCAAATATACTACATCTGAGGCACTAAAGGATGCTCTTTATGGTATTCTCGATCGTCATACGTTATCTATTTCAAGGATACGAGGGCAAGGATATGATGGGGCTTCAAATATGAGAGGTGAGTTTAATGGTTTACAAAGAAAGATTCTAGATGAAAACCCTTATGCTTTCTATGTCCATTGTTATGCTCACCGTTTGCAATTGGTGGTTGTGTCTGTTGCTAGTAGTTGCTCATCTATTCATGATTTCTTTGAGTACATCTCCTTGATTGTAACCACAACAAGTGCATCTTGCAAGAGAAAGGATGCTTGGAAGGAGGCACAACACCAAGATATTTTGAATAAACTTGAGAGTGGTGAGATCTCTCAAGGAAAGGGCTTGCACCAATCATCTAGTCTCGCTAGACCCGGAGATACTAGATGGGGTTCACATTATACTAGCTTGATTCGTTTGTATCAGATGTGGTCCTCCGTGTTAGATGTGCTTAGTATTGATGAAGATGGACGTGGACCATCTCAAGCGGCGGGTTTGATAGAAAAAATGGAGCGCTTTAAATTTGCTTTCATTTTGAAGCttatgttaaagttgtttggtatcactaatgaactttcaaaaatcttgcaaacaaaagatcttAATATTGTGATTGCTATGGAATTAGTTGATGATGTTAAAGCTCGATTGGCTATATTGAGAGAGAGTGGTTGGAATGATTTATTTAGTGATGTCCAAGAATTTTGTTTTGCTCAAAGTATTCCGGTGCCAAATATGGATGAAGAAATACCGGTTCGGGGACGTTCAAGAAAAGAAGGGAGGACTGTCACTAATCTTCACCATTACCGTGCAGAGATTTTTTATGTTGCTATTGACAAAATATGTGTGGAGATGGATCACCGGTTTTGTGAAGGAAGTAACGTTGTGTTGGATTGTTTCTCATGTCTTGACCCCAAGAACTCtttttccaagtttgatgttgataaACTTGCTCGTCTTGCTAATATTTATCATGCCGACTTTTCTGCTGATGACCGTGGAACAATAAGGGAGCAACTTGAGACTTATGTACATCAAGTAAAAAGGCATGTTTCTTTTACTTcttgtgaagatgttcaaagtttggctatgaagatggttcaaactgagaaaTATTTGGTATTTCCATTGGTTTACAAGCTCATTGAGTTGGCTTTGATATTGCCGGTGTCGACAGCATCcgttgaaagagctttttcagcaatgaagattatcaagtctaatttgCGCAACAAGATCAACGACGtatggttcaatgacttgatgatatgttacaccgagcgggagatattcaagtcacttaaagatgttgatattattcgaacattcaccgcaaagaagtctcggagagggcatttacctgttaattttatttag